One window from the genome of Bacteroidales bacterium encodes:
- a CDS encoding response regulator transcription factor, which yields MKHLLVAIVEDDQELRESMMEMLPMAGDLVCTSVYEKAEDFLKVLDKIIVDVVLMDITLPGMDGIQCIRQSKPRRPDIQFLMCTSHSDAERTFDSLCAGATGYMLKSSSPEQIFRAIRDVHNGGSPMSAEIARMVVTSFKNRNQQTDLLEKLTSREQEIIHELAKGYSYKEIADKLYISIETVRTYLRKIYEKLQVNSKVEALNKVFPKQI from the coding sequence ATGAAACATCTTTTAGTAGCAATAGTTGAAGACGACCAGGAACTGAGAGAGAGTATGATGGAAATGCTGCCGATGGCCGGCGACCTGGTCTGTACGAGTGTTTATGAGAAAGCGGAGGATTTTTTAAAAGTCCTCGACAAGATCATTGTGGATGTGGTGTTGATGGACATCACCCTGCCGGGGATGGACGGCATTCAGTGTATCAGGCAGTCCAAGCCCAGAAGGCCGGATATCCAGTTTCTGATGTGCACCTCGCACAGCGACGCCGAACGCACATTCGACTCACTGTGTGCCGGGGCTACAGGTTATATGCTGAAAAGTTCATCGCCGGAACAGATTTTCCGCGCAATCAGGGATGTTCACAACGGCGGCTCTCCAATGTCAGCCGAAATCGCAAGAATGGTGGTCACCTCATTTAAAAACCGAAACCAACAGACTGATCTGCTTGAAAAACTGACCAGCCGCGAGCAGGAGATCATCCACGAACTGGCCAAGGGTTACTCTTACAAAGAAATTGCCGATAAACTCTACATTAGCATTGAAACAGTGAGGACTTACCTGAGAAAAATCTACGAAAAACTTCAGGTAAATTCTAAAGTAGAAGCCTTGAACAAGGTGTTTCCTAAACAAATTTGA
- a CDS encoding SdiA-regulated domain-containing protein translates to MKFTAAFFPSLFLAMSCQGQTVFQYDLSQPDLVHQLPPILNEVSGLTNIDNNHVALIQDELGIVFLYDFSEGKIVSQHQFESTGDFEGLAYADNKMYILRSDGRLTEWNNFPDQAKSVKHYDLNLPTSNNEGLCYDPKHNRVLIAAKSKPDHGYEKSRRLIYAFDLLTRKLLNKPLYSLNVDRLAEKAHSLGIEQSNLTEKGKQKPFNFRPSSLAIHPLTGDLYIISAVDFLMVVMNPSGKIIHMEPLEPERFPQAEGLTFLPDGTMIITSEAAGKVPTLQVFKMKMQGDH, encoded by the coding sequence ATGAAATTCACAGCAGCTTTCTTTCCTTCCCTTTTTCTGGCAATGAGTTGCCAGGGGCAGACTGTTTTTCAATATGACCTTTCTCAACCTGATCTTGTTCATCAACTCCCCCCTATTCTCAACGAAGTTTCAGGGCTGACCAATATTGACAATAACCATGTCGCCTTAATTCAGGATGAACTGGGCATCGTATTTCTTTATGATTTTTCGGAAGGTAAAATAGTTTCACAACATCAGTTCGAAAGCACCGGGGATTTTGAAGGGCTGGCTTACGCTGACAATAAGATGTACATCCTCCGAAGCGACGGACGACTGACCGAATGGAATAATTTTCCGGATCAGGCCAAATCAGTGAAACATTACGATTTAAACCTGCCAACATCAAACAATGAAGGACTTTGTTATGACCCTAAACACAACAGGGTGCTCATTGCTGCAAAAAGTAAACCGGATCATGGGTATGAAAAATCGAGGCGATTGATCTATGCCTTTGATCTTTTAACCAGGAAATTACTGAACAAACCGCTTTACAGCCTGAATGTAGATCGCCTGGCAGAAAAAGCCCACAGCTTAGGTATTGAACAAAGCAATCTTACTGAAAAAGGGAAACAAAAACCTTTCAATTTCCGCCCGTCAAGCCTTGCAATTCACCCATTGACCGGTGATCTGTACATCATTTCAGCGGTTGATTTTTTAATGGTGGTAATGAACCCTTCCGGAAAAATTATCCACATGGAGCCCCTCGAACCTGAGCGTTTTCCGCAAGCCGAAGGATTGACATTTCTCCCGGATGGCACGATGATCATCACCAGTGAAGCTGCAGGGAAAGTACCGACCTTGCAGGTTTTTAAGATGAAAATGCAAGGCGATCACTAA
- a CDS encoding tetratricopeptide repeat protein, translating into MKTLCSLSLKVGRGALMAWLFVIFSVFSLSGQNPTQSSIDSLVRVTDTISNDEKKLENFNQITSFYLNFNPTLSYEYAIKTRELATRLSNEKYLLQSLKNLTFYYIKIAQYDSSILLNFEALELARKLGDLMLEAHLLRDQGRVFYLQGKYPESLEVTFKAVTIFEDLDDATGLATTYNSIGNIYLAQEKKQTSIEYYSKALDYCRKINNEVGIITVIGSLAANYAQIDSTEKAIAYYTQAIEQARKIDLKMAVALNLNNLALMYLEQNDYQKGTELFWEAHHIHQTLNDNDGIALTLGNIGLSYYRSIKLREQGDTISELIRGEKADLLKNAIKYLTQSVEIYEQLGSLAPLAYFANELSEAYEAAGNHREALKYFKLHDQYHDSIQSNESKIQLEKLTTQRELELKDKQIELDRLAVQKKKNERIYFIFGMILLAFALVLIYRNFALQKSANSKLTLLNGQISQANLQLEESNVNLSATLRELKETQAQLIETEKQKEKAIIRERISQDIHDDISSGLTKISWMAELLKVKSKDHATPYDLTTLDKIVNFSKESVAKLGEIIWSTNPERDNVGSLLAYMRNFINKYMEGLPMECKISFPEVSFSDSISPELRRTLYLVMKESLHNAVKYSGAKNIEITFNQQNQHYTLIVADSGKGFEENLIKGGGNGLLNMRKRMESVGGTMEIQTGSGEGTQVIFTGKLH; encoded by the coding sequence ATGAAAACACTCTGCTCACTTTCCCTAAAAGTCGGTCGTGGCGCACTCATGGCATGGCTTTTTGTTATATTTTCAGTGTTTTCACTTTCGGGACAAAATCCTACCCAGTCCTCGATTGACTCCCTGGTAAGGGTGACGGATACGATTTCAAACGACGAAAAAAAACTGGAGAATTTCAATCAGATCACCTCATTTTATCTCAACTTCAACCCTACCCTAAGCTATGAGTATGCGATAAAAACCAGGGAACTGGCAACCCGCCTAAGCAATGAGAAGTATTTGCTTCAGTCACTGAAAAACCTGACATTTTATTATATCAAAATAGCACAGTACGACAGCAGTATTTTACTGAACTTTGAAGCGCTGGAGTTGGCCAGGAAACTGGGCGATTTGATGTTGGAGGCTCATTTACTCAGGGATCAGGGGCGGGTTTTCTATTTACAGGGCAAATATCCTGAGTCGCTGGAAGTTACATTTAAAGCTGTCACTATTTTCGAAGATTTGGATGATGCCACCGGACTTGCTACTACCTATAATTCCATCGGAAATATTTATCTTGCCCAGGAAAAAAAACAAACCTCCATTGAGTATTATTCAAAGGCGCTCGATTATTGCCGAAAGATCAATAATGAAGTTGGGATTATTACAGTTATTGGTAGTCTTGCGGCTAACTACGCTCAAATTGACAGCACCGAAAAGGCAATAGCATATTATACACAGGCAATTGAACAAGCCAGAAAGATTGACCTGAAAATGGCTGTTGCTCTCAATCTGAACAACCTTGCGCTGATGTACCTTGAACAAAATGATTACCAAAAAGGCACAGAACTTTTTTGGGAAGCACACCATATTCATCAAACCCTGAATGACAATGATGGCATCGCATTGACCTTAGGCAATATTGGCCTTTCCTATTATCGCAGCATCAAGCTTCGCGAACAGGGCGACACGATATCAGAGTTGATTCGCGGGGAAAAGGCTGATTTATTAAAAAATGCCATAAAGTACCTTACACAATCAGTCGAAATCTATGAGCAGCTTGGCTCGTTGGCGCCATTGGCCTATTTTGCCAATGAGCTTTCTGAGGCTTATGAGGCGGCAGGCAACCACCGCGAGGCACTCAAATATTTTAAACTGCATGATCAATACCACGATTCAATCCAGTCAAACGAAAGCAAAATTCAGCTGGAAAAACTTACAACCCAACGTGAACTTGAACTGAAAGACAAGCAGATCGAATTAGACCGTCTTGCGGTGCAAAAGAAAAAAAACGAACGGATTTATTTCATCTTCGGAATGATCCTGCTGGCATTTGCGCTGGTGCTGATCTACCGGAACTTTGCACTACAAAAATCCGCCAACTCTAAGCTAACACTCTTGAACGGTCAGATTTCCCAAGCCAATTTGCAGCTTGAAGAGAGCAATGTGAACCTGTCCGCCACACTCAGGGAGCTGAAGGAAACACAGGCGCAACTCATCGAAACCGAAAAACAGAAAGAAAAAGCGATCATTCGCGAACGTATCTCGCAGGACATTCATGACGACATCAGTTCGGGTCTGACCAAAATCTCATGGATGGCAGAATTGCTGAAAGTTAAGTCGAAAGACCATGCAACCCCTTACGACCTGACAACCCTCGATAAAATCGTTAACTTTTCCAAAGAATCAGTAGCAAAACTGGGCGAGATCATCTGGTCAACCAACCCCGAACGCGACAACGTTGGTAGCTTGCTGGCATACATGCGCAACTTCATCAACAAATACATGGAAGGACTTCCAATGGAATGTAAAATATCTTTTCCTGAAGTGTCATTCTCCGACTCCATCAGCCCGGAATTGCGGCGGACGCTTTATCTTGTGATGAAAGAGTCGCTGCATAATGCAGTAAAATACAGCGGGGCAAAAAATATCGAAATCACATTTAACCAGCAAAACCAACATTACACACTAATCGTGGCCGATAGTGGGAAAGGATTTGAAGAAAACCTGATCAAAGGCGGGGGAAACGGATTGTTAAACATGCGTAAACGAATGGAATCGGTTGGAGGAACGATGGAAATCCAGACCGGTTCAGGAGAGGGAACCCAGGTCATCTTCACAGGGAAGCTCCACTAA